From the Lolium rigidum isolate FL_2022 chromosome 2, APGP_CSIRO_Lrig_0.1, whole genome shotgun sequence genome, one window contains:
- the LOC124690519 gene encoding pentatricopeptide repeat-containing protein At1g74900, mitochondrial-like: MPPPPPASVSSLFPTSSPSARQIAALVLNHPSSTLTTASARSLSASLLAAAPALPTPVANSVLKLLWHHAPRALLFFHSLLHLPARAHAVSPCTIDLALDLSARLRHPRQLTNSILALFPRLRLPFTPRTFPILFERFAASQRRPDVAVRLFLSLHRSHRVTQDLPLFNSLLDALGKSRHAAKAASLVRALQGRFPPDVVTYNTLADGWCRVKDTSRALDLLRQMAESGIAPTKTTYNIMLKGFFRAGQVQHAWNFFLQMKKRGSKDESCSKPDIVSYTTVIHGLGIAGQLDKARKLFDEMSKEGCTPSVATYNALIQVICKKGNVEDALTVFDDMVQKDCRPNVVTYTVLIRGLCHAAKIDQAMKLMERMKSEGCEPVVQTYNVLIRYSFEEGEIDKALCLFERMSRGEDCLPNQDTYNIIISAMFVRKRAEDMAMAARMVMEMVERGYLPRRFMLNRVLNGLMLTGNQQISRDLLRMQEKYRRLRREIRL; encoded by the coding sequence atgccgccgccgccgccagcttcGGTTTCGTCACTCTTCCCCACATCATCCCCATCCGCTCGACAAATCGCCGCCCTCGTGCTCAACCACCCGTCCTCCACCCTCACCACCGCGTCGGCGCGCTCCCTCTCGGCGtcgctcctcgccgccgcgccggcgcTCCCGACGCCCGTGGCCAActccgtcctcaagctcctctggcACCACGCCCCTCGCGCGCTCCTCTTCTTCCACTCGCTCCTCCACCTCCCCGCCCGCGCGCACGCCGTCTCCCCCTGCACCATCGACCTCGCGCTCGACCTCTCCGCGCGCCTCCGCCACCCGCGCCAGCTCACCAACTCCATCCTCGCGCTCTTCCCGCGCCTCCGCCTGCCCTTCACCCCGCGCACCTTCCCCATCCTCTTCGAGCGCTTCGCCGCCTCGCAGCGCAGGCCCGACGTCGCCGTCCGCCTCTTCCTCTCGCTCCACCGCTCCCACCGCGTCACGCAGGACCTCCCGCTCTTCAACTCCCTCCTCGACGCGCTCGGCAAGTCGCGCCACGCCGCCAAGGCCGCCTCCCTCGTCCGCGCCCTCCAGGGCCGCTTCCCGCCGGACGTGGTCACCTACAACACCCTCGCCGACGGCTGGTGCCGCGTCAAGGACACGTCCCGCGCGCTCGACCTGCTGCGGCAGATGGCCGAGTCCGGCATCGCCCCCACCAAAACCACATACAACATCATGCTCAAGGGCTTCTTCCGCGCTGGACAGGTGCAGCACGCGTGGAACTTCTTCCTCCAGATGAAGAAGCGGGGGAGCAAAGACGAGAGCTGTAGTAAGCCCGACATTGTTTCCTACACAACAGTCATCCATGGGCTGGGTATCGCTGGGCAGCTCGACAAAGCTCGCAAACTGTTCGATGAAATGTCTAAAGAAGGATGCACACCATCAGTGGCCACTTACAACGCGCTTATTCAAGTCATATGTAAGAAGGGAAACGTGGAGGATGCGTTGACGGTGTTCGATGATATGGTCCAAAAGGATTGCAGACCTAATGTGGTTACTTACACCGTCTTGATCCGGGGCCTCTGCCATGCTGCGAAAATCGACCAAGCTATGAAGCTCATGGAGAGGATGAAGAGTGAAGGCTGCGAGCCTGTCGTTCAGACATACAATGTTCTAATAAGGTATTCGTTTGAGGAAGGGGAGATCGACAAGGCCCTGTGTTTGTTTGAGAGGATGAGTAGAGGAGAGGACTGCCTGCCCAACCAAGATACGTACAACAtcataataagtgcaatgtttGTGCGCAAGAGGGCCGAGGACATGGCAATGGCTGCgaggatggtgatggagatggtggaGAGAGGCTACTTGCCCAGAAGGTTCATGCTCAACCGTGTCCTCAATGGGTTGATGCTGACGGGGAATCAGCAGATTTCTAGGGATCTATTGAGGATGCAAGAGAAATATAGACGCCTGCGCCGAGAAATAAGACTGTGA